The following are encoded together in the Strongyloides ratti genome assembly S_ratti_ED321, chromosome : 2 genome:
- a CDS encoding Zinc finger, CCCH-type domain-containing protein, with amino-acid sequence MSENDAITSKNIISKSVAKSDNKVINTSDIHDTAHINTSKLEEPGSQSDNKGIDKNQVCRDYLHNICNRGKNCKFSHPPKHEDKKDIENYNFCIDFQNNGCKRENCRFIHAPQYDVEAYRATGEVTIELARAIAAVTKDDTINGIPICKEFQIRKCTRGPRCRFWHVNIKHERLMREQYFKDQKYGRGFFNSQGHYMVPSMRGIRRPAPPSSSTYSDPIEFKRMHYDPQIGEYHHPNYGLIQNLERKLHEAHGEIIKLHEDLKRERDRYNNLLALFHRQGNTGWPQTPYV; translated from the exons atgTCTGAAAATGACGCAATAactagtaaaaatattatttcaaaaagcGTAGCGAAAAGtgataataaagttattaataCTAGCGACATTCATGATACAGCACATATAAATACTTCTAAACTTGAAGAACCTGGTTCACAAAGTGACAATAAAGGTATCGACAAGAATCAGGTTTGTCGTGATTACCTTCATAATATTTGTAATCGCGGAAAAAATTGCAAATTTTCTCATCCACCAAAACACGAggataaaaaagatattgaaaattataatttttgtattgaCTTTcaa aataatgGATGCAAGCGTGAAAATTGTCGCTTTATTCATGCACCACAATATGATGTTGAAGCATACCGAGCCACTGGAGAAGTAACTATAGAGTTAGCGCGCGCTATTGCAGCAGTTACTAAAGATGATACCATCAATGGAATACCTATATGTAAGGAATTTCAGATTAGAAAATGTACGCGTGGTCCTCGTTGTCGTTTTTGgcatgtaaatataaaacacGAAAGATTGATGCGtgaacaatattttaaagatcaAAAATATGGAAGaggtttttttaattcacaGGGACATTATATGGTACCTTCAATGCGTGGCATACGTAGACCAGCACCACCATCTTCTTCAACATACTCAGATCCGATTGAGTTTAAACGTATGCATTATGATCCCCAAATTGGAGAGTACCATCATCCTAATTACGGgttaattcaaaatttaGAACGAAAATTGCATGAAGCACACGGTGAAATAATTAAGCTTCATGAAGATTTAAAAAGAGAAAGAGATcgatataataatttacttGCCCTATTTCACAGACAAGGAAATACAGGGTGGCCACAAACTCCATATgtatag